The Marinihelvus fidelis genomic interval TGGCGAAGGACGCCGGCGACCTGGCGGGTTGGGGCGCTGCCCTGGCCGCGGCCAGCGCCGCGGTCAGCGAGCCGAAAATGGCCGCATGGCTGGGTGCGCCGTCACTGGACCGCGCCAAGGCCGTAGGCATGATCAACGACGCCGTGGGCGGCGATGAGAAGTTCGGCCGTTTCCTTGCCGTGCTGGCGGAGAACGACCGCCTGCCGCTGTTGCCGGAAATCACCGCGATGTTTGGCCAGCTCCGCGAGGCAGCCGAAGGCCGGCTCGAGGTGAAGGTCGTGTCCGCCGTGGCCCTGGACGATGACCAGGCCGCGCGCATGAAAACGGCGCTGGCCAAGCGCTACGATCGCGAGATCGACCTGGCCAACGAGGTGGATGCCTCGGTGCTGGGTGGTGCAGTGATCTACGCCGGCGACGAAGTGATCGACGGTTCCCTTAAAGGGCGCCTGGACAAGCTGTCCGCGACTCTGAACCGGGTCTGACCGAACATTTGAATGCAGACCGGCCCAGGTGCCGGCCCTGACAGGAAAAAGACGATGCAAGCAACTTTGAATCCATCTGAAATCAGCGACATCATTCGCGAACGCGTTGAGCAGCTGAACCTCTCTGCCGAGACCCGTAACGAGGGTACGGTGGCGTCGGTCTCCGACGGCATCGCCCGCATCCACGGCCTCGAAGACGCCATGCAGGGTGAGATGATCGCGTTTCCGGGTGATACCTACGGCCTGGCGCTCAACCTCGAGCGTGACTCCGTCGGTACCGTAATCCTGGGTGACTACGAGCACATCACTGAAGGCGATACGGTTAAATGCACCGGTCGTATTCTCGAAGTGCCGCACGGCCGAGGCCTGCTGGGTCGCGTCGTCGACGCCCTGGGCAACCCGATCGACGGCAAGGGCCCGATCGACAATGATGGATTCGCGCCGATCGAGAAGGTCGCGCCGGGCGTGATCTGGCGAAAGTCGGTTGACCAGCCGGTACAGACCGGCCTGAAATCCATCGACGCCATGGTGCCCATCGGCCGTGGCCAGCGTGAGCTGATCATTGGTGACCGCCAGATCGGTAAGACGGCGATCGCCATCGACGCCATCATCAACCAGGCGAAGTCCGGCATTAAGTGTATCTACGTTGCCGTCGGCCAGAAGCAGTCCACCGTGGCGAATATCGTTGCCAAGCTGGAAGAGCACGGCGCCATGGAGCACACCATCGTGGTGAACGCTTCTGCGTCCGACTCTGCGGCCATGCAGTACATCGCGCCGTACGCCGGCTGCACCATGGGTGAGTACTTCCGCGACCGCGGTGAAGACGCCCTGATCATTTACGATGACCTGACCAAGCAGGCCTGGGCTTACCGCCAGGTGTCACTGCTGCTGCGCCGTCCGCCGGGCCGCGAAGCCTACCCGGGTGACGTCTTCTACCTGCACTCGCGCCTGCTGGAACGCGCCGCGCGTGTGTCCGAGGACTACGTGGAGAAGTTCACCGACGGCGCCGTCAAGGGCCAGACCGGTTCACTGACCGCGCTGCCGATCATCGAAACCCAGGCGGGTGACGTGTCGGCCTTCGTCCCGACCAACGTGATCTCGATCACGGACGGCCAGATCTTCCTGGAAACCGACCTGTTCAACGGCGGTATCCGCCCGGCCGTGCACGCCGGCCTCTCGGTCTCCCGAGTGGGTGGTGCGGCGCAGACCAAGGTGATCAAGAAGCTTGGCGGTGGTATCCGCCTGGCGCTCGCCCAGTACCGTGAGCTGGCGGCCTTCGCCCAGTTCGCTTCCGACCTGGATGACGCCACGCGCGCCCAGCTGGAACGCGGCCAGCGCGTCACCGAGCTGATGAAGCAGAAGCAGTACAGCCCGATGTCGGTCTCGCAGATGGCCATCTCCCTGTTCGCCGCCGACCGCGGTTACATGGACGACGTCGAACTGGCCAAGATCGGTGATTTCGAAGCGGCGCTGCTGGCGCACATCGCCAGCGTCAACGGCGACCTGGTCGACACGCTGAACACCGGCGACTGGAACGGCGATATCGAGGCCAGCCTCGACGCGGCCGTGAAGGAATTCAAGGCCAGCGGCAGCTGGTAAGCCCGGTCTGACGGAGCGAAAGAATGGCAGGCAGCAAGGAAATCACAGGCAAGATCAAGAGTGTCGAGAACACCAAGAAGGTGACCTCGGCGCTGGAGATGGTGTCGGCCAGCAAGATCCGGAAATCGCAGGACCTGATGAATGCGACCCGGCCCTATGCGCGGATGATGCGTCGCATTATCGGCCACCTGGGCAAGGCCAACCCGGAATACCGCCATCCGTTCACCATCGAACACGAAGGCGACGTCAAGAAGGTCGCGTTCATCGTGGTGTCCACTGATCGCGGCCTGTGTGGTGGCCTGAACACCAACCTGTTCAAGAAGCTGCTGGGCGAGATGCGTCACTGGCAGGAGCAGGGTGCCGAAATCAGCCTGGCGACGCTGGGCAAGAAGGCGTCCGCGTTCTTCCGTAACGTGAAGGTGGAGATTTCCACCCACGTGCAGGACCTGGGCGAAAAGCCGCAGATCGAAGACCTGATCGGCTCGATCCGCACCGTGCTCGATGCCTACCGTGCCGAGGAAGTCGACCGGGTGTTCCTGGTCTACAACGACTTCATCAACACGATGGCGCAGACGCCGACGGTGGACCAGTTGTTGCCGCTGCCGGAAACCGACGACGAGGAAGTCCGCGATATCTGGGACTACATCTACGAGCCGGATTCCGAAACGCTGCTGGACACGGTCCTGGTGCGTTACATCGAGTCGCAGGTCTACCAGGCGGTCCTGGAGAACCTGGCCAGCGAACATGCCGCGCGCATGATCGCCATGAAGAACGCCACCGACAATGCCGGTGAACTGATCGACGAGCTGAAACTGGCCTTCAACAAGGCCCGCCAGGCCGCGATCACGCAGGAAATCAGCGAGATCGTCAGCGGCGCAGCCGCCGTCTGAGTGGGTGACACGTGACGCGTGACGCGTGACGAAGAGCCGGATCGAAGAATTTTGGGATTTATTGAAAGGGTGGAAGGCGAAGCGTAGTGGGACAACGAGGGCTGTAAGCCCGTCACCCGTCACGCGTCACGCGTCACCAAAATTGCGGAGCAATTGAAGATGAGCAAAGGATCAATCGTTCAAGTCATCGGCGCTGTTGTCGACGTGGAGTTCGCTCGCGAAGACCTGCCGAAGGTCTACGACGCCCTGACGGTGGACAACACCGAGATCACGCTGGAAGTTCAACAGCAGCTGGGCGACGGCGTGGTGCGTACCATCGCGCTGGGTTCCACCGATGGCCTGAAGCGCGGCATCCCGGTGTCCAACACCGGCGCGCCGATTTCCGTGCCCGTGGGTGAGAAGACCCTGGGTCGCGTGATGGACGTGCTGGGTCGCCCGATTGACGAGGCCGGCCCGATTGGCGCCGAGAAGGCCATGCCAATTCACCGTAAGCCGCCTTCATACGAAGAGCAGGCCGGTGGCAACGACATCCTGGAAACCGGCATCAAGGTCATCGACCTGATCATGCCGATCGCCAAGGGCGGTAAGGTTGGCCTGTTCGGCGGCGCCGGCGTGGGCAAGACCGTGACCCTGATGGAGCTGATCCGTAACATCGCCATCGAGCACTCGGGCTACTCCGTGTTCGCCGGTGTGGGTGAGCGTACCCGTGAGGGCAACGACTTCTACCACGAGATGAAGGAAGCCGACGTTCTGTCCAAGGTGGCGCTGGTCTACGGCCAGATGAACGAGCCGCCGGGCAACCGTCTGCGCGTGGCGCTGACCGGCCTGAC includes:
- a CDS encoding F0F1 ATP synthase subunit delta, with product MSNETTLARPYAKAAFGVAKDAGDLAGWGAALAAASAAVSEPKMAAWLGAPSLDRAKAVGMINDAVGGDEKFGRFLAVLAENDRLPLLPEITAMFGQLREAAEGRLEVKVVSAVALDDDQAARMKTALAKRYDREIDLANEVDASVLGGAVIYAGDEVIDGSLKGRLDKLSATLNRV
- the atpA gene encoding F0F1 ATP synthase subunit alpha; protein product: MQATLNPSEISDIIRERVEQLNLSAETRNEGTVASVSDGIARIHGLEDAMQGEMIAFPGDTYGLALNLERDSVGTVILGDYEHITEGDTVKCTGRILEVPHGRGLLGRVVDALGNPIDGKGPIDNDGFAPIEKVAPGVIWRKSVDQPVQTGLKSIDAMVPIGRGQRELIIGDRQIGKTAIAIDAIINQAKSGIKCIYVAVGQKQSTVANIVAKLEEHGAMEHTIVVNASASDSAAMQYIAPYAGCTMGEYFRDRGEDALIIYDDLTKQAWAYRQVSLLLRRPPGREAYPGDVFYLHSRLLERAARVSEDYVEKFTDGAVKGQTGSLTALPIIETQAGDVSAFVPTNVISITDGQIFLETDLFNGGIRPAVHAGLSVSRVGGAAQTKVIKKLGGGIRLALAQYRELAAFAQFASDLDDATRAQLERGQRVTELMKQKQYSPMSVSQMAISLFAADRGYMDDVELAKIGDFEAALLAHIASVNGDLVDTLNTGDWNGDIEASLDAAVKEFKASGSW
- the atpG gene encoding F0F1 ATP synthase subunit gamma encodes the protein MAGSKEITGKIKSVENTKKVTSALEMVSASKIRKSQDLMNATRPYARMMRRIIGHLGKANPEYRHPFTIEHEGDVKKVAFIVVSTDRGLCGGLNTNLFKKLLGEMRHWQEQGAEISLATLGKKASAFFRNVKVEISTHVQDLGEKPQIEDLIGSIRTVLDAYRAEEVDRVFLVYNDFINTMAQTPTVDQLLPLPETDDEEVRDIWDYIYEPDSETLLDTVLVRYIESQVYQAVLENLASEHAARMIAMKNATDNAGELIDELKLAFNKARQAAITQEISEIVSGAAAV